The Cryptomeria japonica chromosome 6, Sugi_1.0, whole genome shotgun sequence genomic interval AAATTTGATGCTCCATGAACCTCTTTGTTTGATGTGAAAATGTTTTCACAGAGTACTGGGTAGGAAGCTCTTCTTCGCCTTATTGGAAAATTGGTATGAGTCAGCAATATGTTGTTGCTGGACTGGTCTAGGATGTAATTTTCCACTCTATCGCTGTAATTCAATATGGATAAATGCCTAAACTAATATTGATACTAACTTCATATCCCTCCAGTGGTTCTCAAATTGTTACAACTATCACCAGAAAACAACCTAGAAGATTGGATGGCACCAGTATACGCCCTCTACTAATATTTTGTCTCATTCATCCAAACATGGACTCAGGTAGAATTTCACAGCATGTTGTATGATCATTATACGGATCCATGATGGCAGAATATATATGTTTATGGAGTAAAATATATGTTAGAAAAGTTGGCTCGACTATCGTTTCAATTAAACCCAATTTCCCAGTACCTTCAAATATAATCGAGACTACACAGAATGCCCAAAAGCATAAATGAAGTAATCGACTGTTTTTGTGTCGCCTTGAACACAGCCATGAGAATGAGCCGTATGAGAACTGAAGTTAGGTGTGGATGAACAGGGCAGAGTGACAATACAAGATAAATACCTGAACTTCAAATTCGTACACCAAAAAGAAACATATTTGTGAAGCCTGCAGTTACCCATTATAACCCCTTGAGTAATATTTTGTTTCTTTTATCCAAACATGGACTGGGGTACAGTTTCACTGCACAATATATAATCTTTATACAACCCCAATGATGGCAGACTGTCTGTTAGAATACTTCGTACTCTATTATGGTTTCAACTGTCCCTGTTTCCCAGTATCTTCAAATATTATAGAGAATATACAGAATACTCAAAACCATTCATAAAGTATATCAACTGCTTTTGTGTCGCCTTGGAAACATTTATGTGAATGCATTATATGAGATCTTAAAATGACGTGTAGGGGAACAGAGCAGAGAGACAATGAGGGAAGACCCTCTGTACTTCTTCCTTTCACCTCCTCTTTGTCTCCTACGCATTTTCTTCCCCATCCTTTTTCCTACAATCCTCTGCCCTATATAACAGTCGATTGGTTTACAATGTGAGCCACAAACATGGTATGCCTATTACTCCTCTGAGAATATGGTCTACTAGCCATGACGTTTGCTGAAACGCCAGGAGTTGTGTTCATGATATTGGTCATATAGAGGTTCGATGCACTCCTGCCGCTTGCGCTTGCTCAATTTTGTAGAATCAGCTTTTCTGAAAAACCTCGGTGCTAATTCCACCAACCATTTTGGATCAACAATAGTTGTTTCGCGCATGTACTCTTTGCTAGTCATAACAAGTTCATGATAAATCACCCAATCAGGTTGGCGTTGGAAAAGAGCACTGCTAGGATAAATATAGACTAGATGATTTCCAACTATAGTACGATACCCTTCCTGACGATCCTTCCTAGCTGCATGGAAGAAAAAACCTGCAGCAATTGCCTTCTGTATTTTCATAGAGTTGTTTCCAGCACTCACAACATCCATTTTATACCTGTCCATAATCATAAGCAGTTGCTTCCTGACATCTTCTGCCCTCCTTAAAGACCTATAATGAAGAAAATTCACAAAGCACCAGGGAACTGAGAAGTTATTAGCCTTCCAGGCCTCATACACTGCCAATAAAGTCAAGTGATCACCTTCTGGCTGGAAAAAGTTTGCCCTCTTCTGATCAGCTTGAGCCTGCTTCTCTTGGGGCCGATAAAAAATGTTTTGAGTTTGAAGCATGGCTATTATGGTTACAATCTCATCACTACAGCCAAGACCAACACTAGCAATGAGCATCTTTGACAGAGGAGGCTCCAGAGGGAATTCAGCCATCTTCCTACCTAGCATAGTTAGAAGTCCCTCTTCATCCAAAGCCTCCAAGCTGTAGAGTTGTTCCATTGCAGCTGTGAGGGTTTGAGGAGAAGGGGGATCCATAAAATCAAATGAGATAAGATCATTAATTCCCATGACCTTCATGTTCAGCGTTATGAATCCAAGATTACTACTCTGTATTTCTGGCACAGTGGTAGGCAACATCTCACTACGATATGCACTCTCTGTATAAAGGCGATAACACTTGCCTGGACCAGTACGCCCAGCCCGTCCAGCACGTTGCTTGGCTGATGCTTGAGAAATAGGAGAAACAATCAGAGAGTTCATTCCTTGCTTTGGGTTGTATACATTTTGCTTAGAGAATCCGGGATCCACGACATAATATATTCCTTCAATGGTGAGTGAAGCTTCTGCAATATTGGTAGCAACAATCACTTTCCTTTTCCCAGGAGGAACAGGCTCAAAAATCCTTGATTGCATCTCACTCGGAAGAGCACTATATACTGGAAGTATGATTAGTTCAGGAACATTGCTCCCTAGCCCTTTCATTCGCTCATACAGAATCTGGCAGGCAGTGTCAATTTCCTCTTGCCCAGTTAAGAAGAGAAGAATGTCACCTTCCGGTTCTTCCAGGTGAATTTGCAGTACTGTGAGCAGTGCGGCATCTAGATAGTCGGTTTCCGGTTGTTTACTATAATACACTTCTACAGGATAAGTTCTTCCAGGAATGGTGAAAATATTGCAGTTCAGAAAATAACCTGAGAACTTCTCAGCATCTAGGGTTGCCGAAGTGACAATTAACCTAATATCAGGTCTGCGTTTGATCAGCTGCTTCAGAAGCCCAAAGAGCACGTCCGTGTGAACTGTCCTCTCATGAGCCTCATCCAGCATGACTACGGAATACTGTGAAAGTTGGCTGTCTACTAAAAGCTCTCTGAATAGTGTACCATCAGTCATATACTTGATCAAAGTGTCTGGCCCTGTGCAGTCCTCAAATCGGATAGCATAACCAACTTCATCTCCCAACCTACATCCAAATTCCTCTGCTACTCTTTTTGCTATAGACATAGCTGCTACTCTACGAGGTTGAGTGCAGGCAATCTTACCTGAGGTCGTGTAGCCTGCCTCTGCCAAAAATTGGGTTATTTGAGTTGTCTTTCCAGACCCAGTCTCTCCAATAACAACGAGAACTTGGTTGTCATTTACTGCGTTGATCAATTCCCTCTTGAGCATGAAGATTGGAAGACTCTGCCTTTGGTCTTGAATTGAAAGCTTTGAGCGCTGTCCAAAAGTGGAAGCTTTTCCGAATGCATCCTTCTTCCACTCAGGTATAGCGTATGTTGAACGCCATACACCTTTCAACTCCTGCCCTAAATGCCTTTCCCCTGGCTCCGGCATTGGATCCTCCCACGGTCGATTCAAATCATTGGGGATTGAGTCCAACTTTATCCTCTGCTGTCGTTCTCTCACTTCTCTTTTCTCTTTACAGAATGCTGATTGCGTCGTGTCTGCCCGCTGAAGTGAACCATCTGGATCCTTCAAAATCTTAACAGGGGGCATATCCGTGGAGTGGCGATGTTCACCGTGCAAGAAAGCAGGCTCTTCCTCgtttaattcaatttcaatttcaacatcCTCCTCGTCCTCTTCACAATCAGAAAAAGTATCCGTAGGCTTCCACCCCGCTGCAGTCAGTTGTTTTATTTCCCATCTTTCAGGGGAGCTCATTCTCCTCTTCTTCCGCGGGTTCTCCTTTTCCTTCTCCTCCTCCACAATTGTGACCCCCGACAGTGAAGGGGTTGCCCTATAATTATTTAAACTGGCTAGATTGGGATTTGAGCTAAAAGCATGGGAGAAGGGTTTGTTCATGTAAAAAATGTCCTTCCCTGTATAAACCCCCAAAACATGAGGCTCTGCTGCTACTGACTCTTGTTCAATTTCCTTATCTATATCCAGCACAGAGAGCCCCGAAATCTCGTTTTTTCTTTCCTTATTCATGCTCTTGCATTTGGAAGCAGGACCAAGAATTGCATGAATAATCGTGAACAAGGTACTTAGCAGGTCTTTCGGAAATTCTGCACCATTCTCCCTCAGCTTAGAATCAAAATCTTCGACCTTCTCGCTGTTACGCCCGAGATCTGTTACAAACTCTGCTAAAACTTTATCTGAAGGCACCGAGTACGCTTCAAGCTCTTCACACACCTTAGAAAGTAGAGATAAGTACTCCAGTCTCTTTATTCCATTTTTTGCATCCACCTCCATTCTGCAATTTAACAATTCAAAACAACTGCTTAACCGACCGATCAAGATGAAACCTTGGCTAATGACTACTCTGATCACCAAAACCAAACCCTAGTTTCTCAATATTCCGCTTTTCTCCTCCCTAAAATCTATGATACGAGAGGTCTCTGAAATGAAATTTACACAGGCGAGGACGAATTCTATTTTACAAGCAAAGGTACCTTGACGACCAagttattaattatatttttcccTAACAAATCAAATATCTTTTTCTCCTATTGttgtgtaaaaaaaataaaaactatctTGTTTTCCTACATGGGCAATGTTATAAAAAAATTATCTTAAGAagatttttaataattaaaaatatatattttaaatttttctagattggagattgcaattcaAAATATTGAAGTTAAAAAAtgattatataattttaatttttatcaaTGTATTGTAGTCTATGACCATTCCTTTTAAATTGAAACTAAAATCAAGATCACAATAGAACAAAAGGATTTGATCATAACTCTAATCATCTATGATAGCCAGAAACCTAAATAAGCTGAAACAATATATATTACCTATGGTTTTCACTTTCTCATCTTATCATGGGAACGTAGTCATGAGACACTTGTCATTTTCCGTTGTGTTAATGTGTTCTTTCTTTGCTTGGCAAGAAAAATGATGCAAACCATCCCCATAATGGCCATTTCTCATGTTATGACTATGGAATAATAGAGTTAGCTATGTTTTCTATATTTTGCATGTTGTTTCAGTTTTGTCTATTGCTTGTATCTGCTATTTTTGTCTTGATCAGTTTTTAGGTTTGGTATGGTggttaatgttggtattttggtatggttttatcattgatgtcaacacctactaaactcttatcaactctggacTTTGGAGAagcagcaacattcaccggcaagcaagtgactcatgcacagtcaccggtatctagtacaccggcaagatataatgatcaccgacacttggaatgatatggaaaacacatggttatgtcaaagacatcgtttggacatcttgtcctagatttttgttcattggtatattcatagttgcatatttgttgttaccgacaaataggtctagggttacaccggcaggtttatcttttccagatcaacatggcatgctatggagatgattaattattgttgtaaatgcattaagccgacatgttcaatcggttattgcatcggatattatattgtttgtaaaatatttttattgtaatatcttgtagagccgacctactaaaattggtcttaggttatggtataaatgtaagatcttatttgtaagatcaaatgtggaatgcgaaaaaggattgtgtgaaggtatatgcgaaacTAAGCAgaactatacacacagacatcatttgaagattgaaggaaggttttgtgaagacaatcagaactacaccagtactaaatccagcatatgaagatgctattttgtgcaatacattcttattggatttaaccatccaactgtagtcagtgtgactctcattttgtgattgagcagtgagctctaggtggttggcctttctgcatgtgcaaaccccatttatgtgcacttactatctgtagtagtatcatctgattgtgggtaaggtttcccaccatggtttttccccttatagggtttccacgtacaaatattggtattatgtgttgtggataactttgtgtttatgtttcatgcactaatccttatcggtatagcaattaactattaaaactgtctaccgacatattgaattAGTTTAcaagtattaagcattaagttggctaagttgtttttggtttaaatttatttgacaactgattcacccccccccccctctcagttgtctctgggacctaacaattggtatcaaagcatagtcctcttttgcagaagtttaacagcttgaggagatccaatgtctactaattatttcaaaaatgacagtcctaaacttgatggaaccaactatggcatatggaagatcagaatggagacacatctaaattgcattggaaaagacatccgggatgttacaaagaatggttatattgctgttGTACAAGGTCatcctagtccagctaacttgacaaaagatgaggaaaatgattgcaaagaaagagaagcacttttgagtgcattatcagatcaacaaatcatgggactatcaaataggtctactacttaagctatttgggatcatttggaaacactaaatgaaggagattccacagtcaaaattgcaaaacttgaaagcttctgaatcaggtatgaacatttgaaaatggaagaagatgaaaggatttctgcttttatggaaagactaaatgaaattgttttgggtattaaatgttgtggaggaaccttaagtgaggatgaaattgtttcaaaagttttaagaggattgccaccgacatataaaatgaaagtcactactataaatgagttaagaacaatgcctaatacatcagttactagggatacattaattgggaaactttcagcttttgaaattgaggaatttggtcctgttgctactataaagacaaatttggcctttaaagcatcaacatcatctgctccatcatttgacaaatctaattggaaagacttttatgcaagagaacttgcagaaagtaggaaagaaaatgaagaacttgaagcactatttgcaaggaaaatgcctaaaggtccagttggaagtaagtatgaaggtaaagcaccctttaaatgttttaactgcaataagattggtcatatggcttcaagatgccttgatagacatgctagactaagagaagaagctagaagaacatgcaagcctaaccctgaatatcagagatacaaatttaagaagaataaagacaaatcttgttacattgttgatgaaggtgtgattgatgattctgatgaggatccagcaaacaatggatgggtttttgttgctataacagaagatcaaccggcacctactgctcaaccggtagtacaggccctgacagctaaagttgaagtaaaggatgaatggatcattgattcaggatgctcacatcatatgacaggagacaaaggtaaattcttgaactttcatgaatacaatggaggcttagtgagatttggagatgacaaagcttgttcaatcaaagctaatggtacaatatctcttgatggtaagcataacactgacaatgtttactatgttgaaggattaaagcataatatttgagtgttggtcaattagttgagaaaggatttcagttacaattcgaaaatggaaaatggaaaatcatgaatagaactggtttggaaattgcaaccggtaatcagactagaggtaatatctttcatttaaataataaagaaaagacatgcttaattgcacatatagatgaaagttggttatggcataagagactctgtcatgtaaactttgattgcatggtaaagatcaatactactaaggcagttagagatttacctaaaattgtcaaacctcagaatatagtatgtaaggaatgtcaatttggaaaacaagttagagctagtttcaaaagtattccagaaaaatcaaataatgttcttgatttgattcacattgatttatgtggtccagctagaactaaaagcttacaaggtgatagatatttcatgctaatcattgatgactattctagaatgtgttgagttacttttctcagagaaaaatcagaagcacttggaaagttcaaactattcaaagcaatggtagaaaatgaaaccggtaagaaaatcaaatgtttaagatcagatcaaggaggtgaatttacatctaaggaattcgatacattctgtgaagtaaatggaatcataagacaactatcaacacctcagacaccacaacagaatggagttgttgaaaggaaaaacaaaactatcttggatgtagcaagaagtatgttatcagaagcaaacctaccacatgtatattggagagaagcagtcagtgcagcggtctatacattcaacaaagttcacatcaaaggtgaaaccggtaagacccctcatgaactatggtttggtaatactcctactcttaagtatttcagaatttttggaagtaaatgttatatcaagagagatgagtatattggaaaatttgatcctagaagtgatgaaggaatatttcttggttattcatctaagagcaaggcatatagatgttttaacaaaagattcgagaaaattgttgaaagtacaaatgtaaaaattgatgaacaattcagaggaacttcaaggtatatagactctgaaccggcaacaaaaattttgacaaatgaacctactccgaatccaccggtacagaatgaagatccagttaccccggtatcatctgaggattccacagtaattgaggaacaacagcaaaccaagacacctcgatatgtaagactgaatcattctgaagatcaaataattggaaacaagtttaaaggagttatgacaagaggaagattggcaaatgaagaggcatgtcttatttctcaaattgaaccatcatctattaatgaggcatgtgaagataaattttggattaaagctatagaagaagaattagaacaaattgagaaaaactacacttggacattagttccctggcctaaagataaaaatgtaattggaaccaaatgggtatttagaaacaaacttaatgaagacggtaaggttgtcagaaataaagcaagactagtgtgtaagggatattctcagaaggaaggagttgactacaatgaaacctttgcaccggtagctagaattgaggcaatcagattatttttggcttttacagcacacaagaactacaaagtttatcaaatggatattaaatgtgcatttttgaatggagatcttgaagaggaaatatacattgaacaacccgatggattttctttgacaaatgacaatgatatggtttacaggttaaggaaagctctgtatggactaaaacaagctccaagagcttggtatgcaagattggataagtatcttttaaagattggttttactaaaggaaatgcagacatcaatttatattataaagtaactaatgatgacatcttgattatagaagtatttgttgatgatataatctttggaggagaagatggattatgtaaggaattttctattaaaatgcagcaagaatttgaaatgtctatgattggagaaagaaaattctttttaagattgtagatttcatagactgataaaggtatattcttgagtcaatccaaatacttaaaagagttactaaagaaatttgggatggagaactctaaactggtaagcacacctatgacaagaaatgacaaattatcacaaaagcatgaatctacacctgttaatccaactagatacaaatctatgataggaggtttactgtatttgacacaaaccagacctgatattatgaatgcagtatgtattgtttcaagatttcaaagtaatcctagagaaaatcatgaatcggtagtaaaaaggattttccagtacttacaaggcactataaatcttggattatggtatcctagagatgaaaactttgaattatgtgcatacataaatgcaaattgggcaggagatgtggatgatagaaaaagcaccaccggtggagcattctttcttggaaacaaactagtttcttggttgagtaagaaacaaagttgtacatctttatcaacagcagaatcagaatgtGTTGCAGCGGCAACTAACTGTACgcatgtactatggcttaagcaaatgttgaaagacataaaggtaaaatgcaaggaacctattactatctattgtgataacactgcaacaattgatatatctaagaatccggtattacattctaaaaccaaacatgtttctatcaaactaaattttctaagggaaaatgttgaagcaaaggagataaaactagtttatgtgaataataaagagtagattgcagatattttcactaaacctttgcctaaggagacttttgaatatctcagagatcaacttggagtcataccaccaccggtagagacttagacagttgatgattgtcatcaaccgacagaattaacagagaaatctttattccggtccttgatgagaagctacttctcagagggagtagttggtatactgaattgattggtattttgtatatgaacttggttttattgtaactttggcatttgatgtcaaagggggaaagattggtatggaaaaactttgagaaacacaaggaaaacacatgttgctcccagggggagagattgttgtttaggagaggttattactctctatatctgtattttgatttctgtttatgatctttttggagattgttggtttttggtatttggcatttctgttttggcaccttgatggtttttccatcttgtgttgccatcaatgccaaaaggggagattgttggtattttggtatggttttgtcattgatgtcaacacctactaaactcttatcaactctggcactttggagaattagcaacattcaccggcaagcaagtgactcatgcacaatcaccggtatctggtataccgacaagatataatgatcactgacacttggaatgatatggaaaacacatgattatgtcgaagacatcatttggacatcttgtcctggagttttgttcattggtatattcatagttgcatatttgttgttaccggcaaataggtctagggttacaccggcgggtttatcttttctagatcaacatggcacactatgaagatgattaattattattgtaaatgcattaagccgacatgttcaatcgattattgcatcagatattatattgtttgtaaaatttttttattacaatatcttgtagagccaacctactaaaattggtcttaggttatggtataaatgtaatatcttatttgtaagatcaaatgtggaatacgaaaaaggattgtgtgaaggtatatgtgaaaataagaagaACTATACATGcacacatcatttgaagattgaaggaaggttttgtgaagacaatcaaaactacaccggtactgaatccaacatatgaagatgctattttgtgtagtacattcttatt includes:
- the LOC131036270 gene encoding probable pre-mRNA-splicing factor ATP-dependent RNA helicase DEAH5, with product MEVDAKNGIKRLEYLSLLSKVCEELEAYSVPSDKVLAEFVTDLGRNSEKVEDFDSKLRENGAEFPKDLLSTLFTIIHAILGPASKCKSMNKERKNEISGLSVLDIDKEIEQESVAAEPHVLGVYTGKDIFYMNKPFSHAFSSNPNLASLNNYRATPSLSGVTIVEEEKEKENPRKKRRMSSPERWEIKQLTAAGWKPTDTFSDCEEDEEDVEIEIELNEEEPAFLHGEHRHSTDMPPVKILKDPDGSLQRADTTQSAFCKEKREVRERQQRIKLDSIPNDLNRPWEDPMPEPGERHLGQELKGVWRSTYAIPEWKKDAFGKASTFGQRSKLSIQDQRQSLPIFMLKRELINAVNDNQVLVVIGETGSGKTTQITQFLAEAGYTTSGKIACTQPRRVAAMSIAKRVAEEFGCRLGDEVGYAIRFEDCTGPDTLIKYMTDGTLFRELLVDSQLSQYSVVMLDEAHERTVHTDVLFGLLKQLIKRRPDIRLIVTSATLDAEKFSGYFLNCNIFTIPGRTYPVEVYYSKQPETDYLDAALLTVLQIHLEEPEGDILLFLTGQEEIDTACQILYERMKGLGSNVPELIILPVYSALPSEMQSRIFEPVPPGKRKVIVATNIAEASLTIEGIYYVVDPGFSKQNVYNPKQGMNSLIVSPISQASAKQRAGRAGRTGPGKCYRLYTESAYRSEMLPTTVPEIQSSNLGFITLNMKVMGINDLISFDFMDPPSPQTLTAAMEQLYSLEALDEEGLLTMLGRKMAEFPLEPPLSKMLIASVGLGCSDEIVTIIAMLQTQNIFYRPQEKQAQADQKRANFFQPEGDHLTLLAVYEAWKANNFSVPWCFVNFLHYRSLRRAEDVRKQLLMIMDRYKMDVVSAGNNSMKIQKAIAAGFFFHAARKDRQEGYRTIVGNHLVYIYPSSALFQRQPDWVIYHELVMTSKEYMRETTIVDPKWLVELAPRFFRKADSTKLSKRKRQECIEPLYDQYHEHNSWRFSKRHG